The Chitiniphilus purpureus sequence GGCGCTGAACGACATCAACCTCGATATCCGGAGCGGCGAGCTGCTGGCGCTGCTCGGCCCCTCAGGTTGCGGCAAGACCACGCTGCTGCGGGTGATCGCCGGGCTGGAGACGCCGGACGAGGGCCAGATCCTGTTCCATGGCGAGGATGCGACCGACACCCATGTGCGCGAGCGGCAGGTTGGCTTCGTGTTCCAGCACTACGCGCTGTTCCGGCATATGACGGTGTTCGAGAACGTGGCCTTCGGCCTGCGGGTGCGACCCAAGAAGACCCGGCCTTCCGAAGCGGCGATCAAGCACAAGGTGCATGAGCTGCTGCAGCTGGTGCAGCTCGATTGGCTGGCCGACCGCTATCCGGCGCAGCTCTCCGGCGGACAGCGCCAGCGTATCGCGCTGGCACGCGCGCTGGCGGTCGAGCCGCGGGTGCTGCTGCTGGACGAGCCGTTCGGCGCACTCGACACCAAGGTGCGCAAGGAGCTGCGCCGCTGGCTGCGCCGGCTGCACGACGAAATGCATATCACCAGCGTGTTCGTCACCCACGACCAGGAAGAGGCGCTGGAGGTGGCCGATCGGGTGGTGGTGATGAACAAGGGCCGCATCGAGCAGTCCGGCACGCCCGAGCAGGTGTACGACGAGCCGGCCTCACCCTTCGTCTACCAGTTCCTCGGCGACGTGAACCTGTTCCATTCGCGGGTGCATGAGGGCTGGGCCGAAGTGGGCGGCACGCGCTTTGCCGCGCCGGATGCCTCGGACAAGGCGGTCATCTACGTGCGGCCGCATGAGATCGAACTGCAGCGCGAGGCGAGCGATGGCGCGCTCGCCGGCGTGATCAGCCATGTGCGCCTGCTGGGTGCCACCGTGCGGCTGGAAGTGAACGTGGCGCAGCGCGATGTGGTCGAGGTCGAGCTGACCCGCGAGCGCTACCAGCAGGGCGGCTGGGCCGCTGGGCAAGCCGTATGGCTCAGCCCGCGCGAGGCGCGCGTCTACGCCGGATGAGGCTGGCCCGCCGACGGCTTGCGCGGCCTGCTCGGCATGGGGTCAGACGGCGACCAGATGGTTGTCCCATTTGACCCCGGCCTGCATCGCCAGCGGGGTCAGCCGGCGCTGCACCGGGTCCAGTTCCGCGATCAGCCCGAGTTCGTTGGAGACATAGACACGTCCGCCGTCCACTGCCACCCCGGCCGGACGCTGCAACCCCACCTCCCCGGCAAAGGTGCCGTCGCTGTGCCATAGCAGGATCGTGTCGCCCTGCAGCGCGGTGGCGATAAAGAGATCACCCACCGCCGCCAGGCTCGCGGCATAGCCGCCCCAGCCGGGCAGGTGCTCGGCCAGCGTCAGCCGGCCTTGGCGCAGCAGCGCCAGCAACGGTGCGTCGCGCACGTCACGCCCGTCCGGCGATTCGGCCTGGATGGCGATGCCGAGCGTGCCGTCAGCCGTGCGTGCCAGGTGGCGCAGGCTCAGCGTGTGCTCGGGCAGCGTATGCAGTGCCTGCAGCGCGCCGGTGGCGGCGTTGAGCAGTGCCACCGACGGTGCCATGGTCGCCAGGTTGAGCTTGTCGCGCCCCGATTGCGGCAGCGTGAGAATGCCGCCGTTGGCGACGGCCAGT is a genomic window containing:
- a CDS encoding sulfate/molybdate ABC transporter ATP-binding protein, translating into MSIEIKAISKRFGPFQALNDINLDIRSGELLALLGPSGCGKTTLLRVIAGLETPDEGQILFHGEDATDTHVRERQVGFVFQHYALFRHMTVFENVAFGLRVRPKKTRPSEAAIKHKVHELLQLVQLDWLADRYPAQLSGGQRQRIALARALAVEPRVLLLDEPFGALDTKVRKELRRWLRRLHDEMHITSVFVTHDQEEALEVADRVVVMNKGRIEQSGTPEQVYDEPASPFVYQFLGDVNLFHSRVHEGWAEVGGTRFAAPDASDKAVIYVRPHEIELQREASDGALAGVISHVRLLGATVRLEVNVAQRDVVEVELTRERYQQGGWAAGQAVWLSPREARVYAG
- a CDS encoding DUF1513 domain-containing protein, which gives rise to MHTVAPDTALTMLSRRRFLAGMALLALPLPLRAGLPQRTLLAAAADASGPFFSAVGGGQALRLPTRGHGMLPIPGTDELILVARRAGFWLARVNWREGREIRCIAPAPGRHFYGHALLSPDGATLYTSENDIARGTGVIGLYDTATLTRRGEFDSHGIGPHELYWLVPGQILAVANGGILTLPQSGRDKLNLATMAPSVALLNAATGALQALHTLPEHTLSLRHLARTADGTLGIAIQAESPDGRDVRDAPLLALLRQGRLTLAEHLPGWGGYAASLAAVGDLFIATALQGDTILLWHSDGTFAGEVGLQRPAGVAVDGGRVYVSNELGLIAELDPVQRRLTPLAMQAGVKWDNHLVAV